The Mus caroli chromosome 9, CAROLI_EIJ_v1.1, whole genome shotgun sequence DNA window ATGGAGGCTGCTTGCTAGAAGTCTAGCGAGCAGAACCCATGTGACAGCCCAAGGCCCAGAAGGACACAGGAGGCTCCCATGCACCCCACAGAAGGACACAGGAGGCTCCCACGCACCCCACATTCCTTACCTCTTCTACATTTGTACTCGACTTTGCACTTGTCTCCAAAAATTTAATCCCATAGTCAATTGCTAActgaaagacaaacagaaaatgaaattttgtgaGAGTGGCTTGGACACACAAAGCACTTAGCAGATTGCACATGTGTCAAGAGTATATGACAGAACTCCTATGGttttcaagttttttgttttttttgtactGTGTTTTACATTTTCCAGTTTAACTTAATCTAAAAACGACACAGCATCGACTTAAAATATTATGTTAGAAATGTGTGCTGTTGTACTTGTGGGTCTcgaaaacacacaagaaaaaccaGCAGACGGAGTCTCCCTGTTAGCTCCGCCCAGGATTCATTTACTCCTCTTCCTCTATCTAGTCTCTGAGAGCAGAGCTCTCCAAGGTAACCACCCTCATTCCGCTCTCTGAAAGATCTGCTCTGTGAAGGACCCCTGACAAGGGGCTGAGCTGCATACTTTACCTATCAAAGCaggcctggcctccaggttctctcagcatccctcagaCCCTACTGGGGTACCTTGCCCCCAACCCTGAATTTCCAGACCAGAGAGTGGACCGCCCTTCCCCAAGAgactcttccctatataatccagacattttgtgctctctttctcttttcctttcctccttctcctctccctctctcccttccttcttccttctctccttttcttctctctgtgttcacaccctttctttctttctcttaccactccatcccacccccaccctcacctggCCTCTTCTTGGCAACTCTCCTGGCATCAAGCCTTGGGGCTAGTGAATTggcctgagagcagcttcccgaTAAACCTGCCTAACCCAATCTAGCTTGAATTAGCTCATCTCACTGGTGGAGAAATAATCCATCAGTAATGATGACAAATGTCAACTCTTTTTACATTTCCATCTATCCTCAGAGACCCCATCCATATAACACTACTCAAATTAAATGTAGATTTTTAAGAGCAAGTTGATAGtcagactgaaaaacaaaacacattttgcaCCTATCACTGGAGAAAAGTTCCAGACTTGAAAAGGAAAGCCTTCTTAAGACTTGAGAAAATACCATAGGagtaaatacacataaaaaataattgtttGCTCTATAGACTCAAGGCAGACAGGCCCCTGTAAATGTCACCCCTTATACGAATCAGCTAACCTGTAGTAAACTCTTAGGGAAAACAACAAGCTGGAAAGTGATTGTGGTTGAAATTTCACCTACTCTAGTATGTTTTTTCAGGAACTGAATTGTCTTAACTTCAAAGCTGGGCTTTTTACACAGATCTAAAAGAAAGCCTGAACTCAAAGCTGCAGGGATCTTAAGAAAGGCCAATCTGTATCTCAGCGGATTCTTTAGGGTGAGTCATGACGGGATGGTATAAACAGGGCGGATTTGAATGCTAATTCCCACAGTTCAAGCACAGACTACTTCTCAGGGCTGTTGGATAGGTCTCTGGGCCCCATCCTTTATCCACTGGGCTCACACTtaccttctcccctctctctttcgaCACTTGTCTTTTGTCGTTCATATCACATTTGTTACCCAGGATCATTCTTTCAACATCTGAAGAGGCGTGCTGCAGGGTTAAAACAGTACCTTATAAAAACAGCCCGAGAAAGACCACGGCAATTCAATGGGAGAATCATAACCTGTCAGAAATGTGTGTTCAATGACAAGACCACCCTTCATTCAACACAAGGCCCAGTCAGAGAAATTACTTTAGCTCAGAGCCTTCACAGAGCCCATGCAAACATTTCCCCCAAAGGCTCACACTCTTTTGCATAactcatacaataaatatatcttaTGGTTACCTAACAGTCAAGCTTATCAAACAATTATTCTagtcaaagacaaaaaagaaaaaaagaaacccacaaaaaCCCACTTAAGTACTGGGTCATCAGTAGAGAAAGTAATCTGGATTCTGGACTATTAAAAAGATCTactatgagccgggcgtggtggggcaaatgcctttaatcccagcactcgggaggcagaggcaggccgatttctgagtttgaggccagcctggtctacagagtgagttccaggacagccagactacacagagaaaccctgtctcgaaaaaccaaaaaaaaaaaaaaaaaaaaaaaaaaaagatctactATGGACGGGATCACTCAAATGTGTGTTATTTCCTAGTCAGTGTTAGCAAGTTAACCTTTCTTCTATgctccgcccaacagttacctagcaacagccaggtaactgcctggcttgctataaaaggactgtttggcctctctctctgactcctctctctttctctctctggcctttctttttccttaccCCCGCCCCCGACCCACGCACGCActtgttccaggccagcctcttctttctcctctctctatccTTCTatgtcccctctctttctctgcctctactctcttCTCGTATCCCCCAAGTAAACTTCATTTTAAACTAGACCTGTTAGGGGTGTGCCTCGGCATGGGCCCCCTAAGGTACCCTTCCTGCCACAACAGACAGCATTTTACAAAACATAGcagtcagggttttgtttttttgttttttttgttttttctaaaaatgCTGCGgaggttttaaagaaaacaataccaactatcctggaactaactcaaTTTTCAAATATCTAAGGAGAAAGGCAAATAAGTTGCAGAAATATACTTATTTCTGCTGGTGAAACAGCCAGGAATCAGACATCTCAGCTGTGGCCCTGTCTTAAGAGCTGCACGGACACTGGCAAGTCTCTTCTTCCTTGCCTGTTTCCTCACGAACAAAACAGGACCTGGATTAGTTTAAGTATGAAAATGCTCCTCTGTTCATGGGCTATAGAAGGCAGTCCACCTGGCACCACTGGGGATCTaggtgctccccacccccccagtggACAGGGTGGGCCTCTCACTTCCTGGAGAAAGCAACAGCCTGCCACATGTCCCCAGCAAGCTTCTGTCCAGAATTGCCCTGCTCCTTCCATACACACCTCTTCAATGTTTCTTATCCAATTTTTAATATTGTCAAAGGATTTTTCATTGGTGATGTCATAGACCAGCATAATTCCCTGTGGGAGAAATAAAAAAGCTTTATGTCATACTTCATATACTAACAGCTCCCAAT harbors:
- the Rab8b gene encoding ras-related protein Rab-8B yields the protein MGIMLVYDITNEKSFDNIKNWIRNIEEHASSDVERMILGNKCDMNDKRQVSKERGEKLAIDYGIKFLETSAKSSTNVEEAFFTLARDIMTKLNRKMNDSNSSGAGGPVKITESRSKKTSFFRCSLL